Below is a genomic region from Campylobacter concisus ATCC 51562.
AAAAATTTGAGAATTTGGTTTGATTGGTCTTCACAATTTGCAACTTTAGAAATTCTAAAATATTGCAAGGCCTATTTCAGGGCTTTTTATAGCCTAGATTTAAACTCGGTAAATTTAGCATAATTGCAAGATAATCAAAGTAAATATAAAGCTTTAATTAAATATGTTAAGTTATTGTTAAAAATATAAGAAAATATATTTAATATTTTAACTTTTATGAATTTTGAGAAAAAGGCTAATTTAAAGTATAAATTCTAGGGAGAGCTCCCTAGAAAAGATTATTTTAGATCGCTTTTGTTTATGATAAATGGTACTGATCTAACGCCAGCTGAGAAATATTTTTTACGTAAAGTATCGATCTTGTCGCTCTCTTCTTTACTAACATTTTTTTCATCTACGTTATAATCTTCAGAAAAATACTTTCTTAAAATTTTAACCTTATCACTATCGCTTTTTGCATTTTTTATATCTTTATAGATCAAAGCACTTTTTTGCAAAGACGATAGTTCATGCACTGGAGTTAAGATGATTTCAACGTTATTGTCTTTTAATGTCGTTTCAATCTTTGCTAGCTCGGCTCTACAATATGGGCATTCAGGATCTGAAAACATGATAAGAGTTGGCTTTTTGCTATCATTGCCAAGAGTTACAACATTTGCCTTGTCTTCATTTTTATAAATTTTAGCTAGTGATTTTACTAAATCAAGTGCTGCTTTTTCTGCGATAACCTTTTTTTCTTCAGCTAAATAAGACTTCTGCTCCTTTAAATTTACAACATCAGGAAACATAAGATCGCCCTTAACAAAAGTCACATCTTCTTGAGACATATCACCTTTGCTAAATTTTAAGCTTACTTTTTCTATATCATCTAAAATTTTAGTGCGTTCTACGACTTTTACATTAACACCATCAATATTTTGATTTTTAAAAACTTCTGAGTAAAAATCTTCTATTTGCTTATCGCTTGCTGCCATTAGGCTAGTTGCCGCTAATATTGAGGCCAAAACCACTTTTTTCATTTTTTTCCTTTTTAAAAATTTGGCGGATTATATTTGCTTTTTGTAAATGAATACTAACCGCGAAAGACTCTATCATTTCCTTGCTTCATTATGTCACTCTCAAGATCAAGTTGCTCAAGATAAGCTATTACATATTTTCTGCTTAAATTTAGTGCATCCTTAGCATTTGTGACATTTACAAAGCCTTGATTTTTGATGATCTCTCTTAGCTTATCAAGTGCCATTTTTAGCGAATTTCTAGTGATAAAAAGATTATGCTCCAGCCTTACAACTCTGCCCATTGCAGTTAGTTTTTTAAGGGCATTATCGCCACTTAGTCTATCTATTTCCAGCTCATCATATATATTATAAGGTGCCGTTGGAGCTAGCTTTCCGCTTTCTAAAATTTCATAAATTTTCTCTTCAAGCCTTACTTTTAGTTTGCTTATATCAACGCCCTTTTTTGTATAGACGCCATCATTTTTAGAGATTAAGTTTATACTTTCAAGCTCATCAAGTGCTTTTTGAGCCAAATTTTGACTAGCCCAAGCAAGCTTTAAGCTTATACTTTGAGCTGAGAAAACGGCAAATTCATTTTTTTCTATCATAAATTTAACCACAGACTTTATCCGCTCAACCGCGCTTAGATCGTAGATATTTAAAGCCTTTTCATCAACAAAAACGTTTGAGACTTTTTTAGCCACATTTACTGCCTCTTCGTGACTTAGTCCAAACCTTTGATAAGAAGAGATAATGCCAAAGCCATTTTTGTGGGCTTCTTTAAGTATAGAAAATGCCCCAATGAAATCATGCTTTAAAAGTGCAGCCAAAAAGAGAATTTTGCCAGCTTTTTTTAGTGGCTCAAGCACAGGATTTAGCACTCTGCCACCTCCTATCACACGAGCGTCTGAGATAAGCACAAAGGCCTCATCAAATTTCAAAAACATATCGCTTTGAAATTTAAAGGTAACAAAGTAGCTATCATCTTTTTGGCTAAGGATTAGCACCTTTGCAGGGACGTTTTTAGCGCCCACGCAAAAGGTTACGCTTTGCGAGTGAATGAGATTTTTAGCAGTTACGACCGCGTCAACCTCTCTAAATCCCCTAAAATAGCCTTTTTTACTAAGTAACTGCCCTTTTTTTAACTCATTAAGCTCAATGCCAGTTAGATTAAGCGCCACGCGGCTGCTAACCCCTGCGCTATCAACGAATTTATCGTGGCTTTGCACGCTTCTTACTAGCACCTCTTTACCAGCGTCATAGTTAAAAAGTTTCTCATTTTTACTAACGCTTCCCTCTATAACGGTGCCAGTCACGACATTTCCGATACCTTTTAGGCTAAAGACCCTATCGATGTAGTATCTAAAAACGCCCTCCTCATCGCGCTTTTTAGCTCTTAGCGTAAAGAGGTAGTTTCTAAGCTCGTCGATACTTGCCTTATCCTTTATACTAACGGCAAAAATTTCTAAAATTTGCAGGTTTTTAAATTTAGAAATTTCATCTCTTATCTCTTTTTTTCTTAAATTTATAGTCGCTTCATCTACGAGGTCACACTTAGTAAGTGCCACGATCAAAGACTTCACACCAAGAAGATTTAAAATTTCAAGGTGCTCCAAGCTTTGAGGCATAAGGCCGTCATTTGCTGCCACTACAAATAAACACGCGTCAAAGCCATACGCGCCACTTATCATCGTTTTTATGAGATTTTCATGCCCAGGCACGTCGATAAACGCGATATTCTCATCATTTTTGCTTAAATTTGAAAAGCTTAGATCGATCGTTATGCCACGCTTTTTTTCCTCTTCAAGATTGTCCCCCTCAAAGCCGTTTAGCTCCTTTATAAGCGCGGTTTTTCCGTGGTCGATATGCCCTGCTGTTCCTATTATTAGACTCATTTTTCTTCCGTTTCATTTATTATTTTTATTAGTTCATTTACATCGTCATCTAAAAGTGTTCTTAAATCAAGTAAAAATTTATCATTTTCTATGCGGCCGATCACCTTTTTTTGCCTAAATTTCTGCTCATTTAAAACTGCATCTCCGCTAACTGCCAAAGCCACGCTTGGAATTTTTTTATTTGGCATCGCCCCACCTCCTACAAAGGTTTGTGTGCGAACTATCTCAAGCGGTGTTTTTAGATTTTTATTTATAAAATTTGCTAAGTTTTCAAGCTCTTTTACGCTTTTGTGAAGCAGTTTTTGCGTTGTGATTAGCTCGAATTCTTTATTTAAATAAGCTTTCATGCTCTCAGCCAAAAGCGAGATGATCACTTTATCTACGCGAAGCATCCTTAAAAGCTGGTTTTTCCTAAGCTTTGCGATGAGCTCTTTTTTGCCGACAATTATGCCACACTGCACCGCACCAAGCAGCTTATCGCCACTAAAACTAACTAGCGAAACATCTTTTAAATTTTTTAGATCTGGCTCGTTTTTGTCAAGATTAAACGGCAAATTTCCGTAAAAACCACTGCCAAGATCAAAATAATCTATCAAATTTTGCCTGCTTGCTAGCTCGCTTAGCTCATTTGCCGTGGTCTCTTCGCTAAAGCCAACGATGTCAAAATTTGATCTATGAACCTTTACAAGCATTGCCGTTTCGTCACTGATCGCCTCTTCGTAGTCTCTTAGCCTAGTTTTGTTCGTAGTGCCGACCTCTTTTAAGATACAACCTGCATTTGCCATCACCTCAGGTACTCTAAAACTACCGCCGATCTCGACTAGCTCGCCTCTGCTAACGACCACTTCCCTGCCCTTTGCAAAGGTGTTTAGCACCAAAAATACAACGCTTGCGTTGTTATTTACAACGATGGCGTCTTCAAAGCCAAAGGCCCTTGCTATTAGCGAGCCAACGTAGTCGTATCTGTTGCCACGGCTGCCTGTTTTTAGGTTGTATTCGAGATTTGAGTATCCTGTGATAACAGGCGTTGCTCGCTTTAAAATTTCTTTATCTATGACGCTTCTAGCGAGGTTTGTGTGAATGGTCACACCGGTTAAATTTAGCACTCTTTGAAGGCTTGATTCATTAAATTTATGATATTCGTTTAGGATTAAATCTATTATTTCTTGCAACGCAAAATTTGCATTTTCATTTAAAATTTTAGCTCTAACTTCATTTAAAATTTGCCTCGCAAGCAATGTGACTAAATTTATATCAAATCCTGAAAATGCTTCGTTTTTTATGATCTTATCAACTTGTGGGATATCTCTTAAATCGCTCAATTTGTGCTCCTAGTAAGTTAGTTTTACCAAGCCGTGATTTTAACATAAAAAATATTATAAATTAAACCTTAGAGCAAAAAGGAACATATAAAATTCAGAGTCTATTAATCCCATTAATATTAAAATAAGCCTGTTTTTGATAATAGGAGAAATTATGAAAGAATTTGGCTTTTATAACGATTTTGACGATACTTTAATGCTAAATGAACAGATAGAAATAAATAATGAAAAGGAAGAATATTTAGTTTCTAACTCGCCAAAGCTTAAAGCAAACATTATCGCACCTGAGATAAATTTTTATCTAAAAAATACAACCGCAAGCGTCTTAGAAAAAGCTAAAAATACACTTTTGCTTTATGAAGCAAGAGCAACTGCATTTGACATGGCAAAGGATGTTGATTACGAAAAAGAAGTCGGAAAAAACGTCGTAATAGTAAGCAACTCAGGCCGTGAGGAGCTAGCAAATTTATTAAAAGAAAATGGCTATAAAGTCATTGAATTAACGCATTTTGAAGTGAAATTTATTTATGGTGCAGCTGGCGAGCTTAGTGTTTTGATACTTAGAGCAAATGACGAATTTGAGGTCGATTGCGACTTTTTCTTGGTTGAAAATGCAAGGGATTATATGCTAAAGCAAAGCGGCTGTTATGAAATAGCTGGGCTAGAAGATGAAGCTGTGCTTAAAATGTTAAATGAAAAAACTCCAAAATTTAAGTACAAAAGCCTAACTCAATATGACTCTTCGATCTGTCAATATCACGAACGACGAAATGAAATTTGTGGACGCTGTGTCGATGTTTGTCCAACTGTGGCCATTTTAAAAGAAGATGAGACAAAGCATCTTGTTTTTTCACAAATCGATTGTGTAAATTGTGGCAACTGCATTAGCGTCTGCCCTAGCGGATCTCTTGACTCTACACTTATGCCACAAAACTCATTTGCTACTATTGCCAAACTTTACAAAGGTAAAATTCCACTAATAATCTCCAATGAAACAAATTTAGACGAGCTAAATATAAGCCTACCTGAAAATGTCCTACCTTTTTTCATATTAGCACCACATATGTTAAATCAAGCTCATCTTCTTACATTGCTTCAAGAAAGTGGTGCGAGTGTGATTTTATTTAGCAAAACTCTTGGCAAAGGCGAAAAAGACGCCATTAGCATCTTAAATCAAATTTATGAGCTTAAATTTAAAGAGACGGCGATCTATCACGCTAAAGATAAAAATGAGCTTGAAGATACACTCAAAAAGGCAAAATTTATAGCTGACTCACAACACACAATAAACGAATATGCCTTACCAAAAAGAGAAATTTTTGCAAAAAGGCTCGAGTTTTTAGTAGGTAGTGAAGATCTTGGCGTGGTAAAAAGCGGCGAGATGATAAGATACGGCGATGTCAAGATAAACACTGATAGCTGTACGCTTTGTCTAAGTTGCGTTGGCGCTTGTAACGTAAGTGCGCTAGTGGCTGATAAAAAGACAAATTCGATTTTATTTAATCCAAGCGTCTGTACAGCTTGCGGATACTGCGAACTAAGCTGTGCTGAAAAAGATACCATAAGCCTTGAGGTTGGAAAAATTTCTCTTAAGCCTGAGTTTTTTACATATAATGAGCTGGCACGAGATGAGCTTTTTGCCTGTGTTGAGTGCGGAAAAGAGTTTGCGACTAAAAAAGCGGTCGAAAAGATCGCAACTATAATGCAACCAAGATTTGGCAACGATAGGGTCAAGATAAAAGCGCTTTACTGCTGTGCTGACTGTAAGGCCAAACTAATGGTTCAAGCCCAAATAAACGCGATGAAAGAGGATTTATTAAATGGATAAAAACATTATAAAAGCAAGATCATATTTTTACGAATTTCTAGCATATCCTATGTTTTTTTACACAAATGATGAGAAATTTGCAAGGTGGAAAGAGCAGCTAAAATACTTAAGCGCAAATCCTTTAAGCGAGGATAGTGATATTGCGTTTAAAAATTTAGATAAATTTAGCTTTGAAGAATTTTCAAAAGAACAAAATGACGTTCTTTTTGGCTTTACAAATATCCCTTTAAGTGCCTCATTTTATGAAGAAGGCAGAGACAACGGAGCAGCTAGGCTTAGGGTTATTGAATGTTTAAAACTAAGCCCATATAGACGTGATAGCGAGCTTTGCAAAGACAGCGAGGACTACGTTGGATTTATATTTTTAGCGATGGCTACATTTTTAAAAGATGAGTTTAATGATGCAAAAAATATTAGCAATAAGCTATTTTCTGAGACCTTAAATTTATTTGTAGATGAGTTTGGCTCGCTACTTTTAGCTCACAAAGAGGCAAATTTCTTTAAATCATATACTATTATTTTAAAAGATTTCATCGATCTTGAACGCTCTATACTAAACGTAGAAGCACCGGCTAAGCCAAAAGGCGATAGTGTCGCCATGGCAGCACTTAAGAAAGAGCCATTTCAAAGCAAGATGCCAACATTTAAAACCAAGCTTCATTGGGAGGAATTTTCTCCAGTCATCTCACACGAGTTTAAAGACTAGCTTAAATTTACTATTAGCCCGGCTAGGAGTAAATTTATATCTCATCGGCGTCATCCCACTTCTTAGCATAGCCCTTTTTAGAGCTAAATTTGATCTATAAAAACGCTAGCGAAAGAGCAAAGTTAAAGCTTCACTTTTGCCTGCTCATCTTCTTTTTGACCGTCGGACACGTTGCGATGATATTTGGCATGGTTGATCCTACTATAACAGGCTACAAGGCTAATGATGGCGCGATGGATATGCATATGAATATGCAAATGAATATGCCAGCAGATATGTCGATGCATGATCACCACAAGATGATGATACAAAATATGAGCGATGACAACTCAACTAATATACATATGCACCACTAAATTTTATAGCTTCTTGGCAGCTGCCAAGAAGCTATAAAAATTTAATTCTTTTTTTCTGCTTTTAACAATCTATCTTCTTTAAAAAATTTTTGGAGTGATTTTTGCTCTTTTGGACCGATCTTGTAGCTTATAAATTTAAGATACCACTTTATATCTTGCTCGCTTATGCCGCGACTTTTAGCGTACTGGGCTAAAATATAGTTTGGGATCTTTATATTTTTTTGCAAAAATTTTGCGACCAGTCTTTTGTAAAACGAGCCATTTTTTACGTAAGAAAACCTACCAAAAACAAAGGGCAAATTTGTCTTTTCGTGCCAAATTTGACCAAGGTCATAAAAGTACTCTTTGCCCTCACTTAAGTATGCCTTTAGCGCCCTGTCACCTATGACCACCTCGCCATTTAGCTTAAGCACCTTGGCTAGGGCGTTTGAGCTAGCCGAGGCAGGATCTGGCTTTGGGGCTGAGTTTTTGCGCACAAGCACGCTTTTTACATCTTTTTTGGCGACTATTCCAAAATTTAGCTTCTTTAAATTTGCCTTTTTACTAGCTATGCTTGAGATCACCGCAGCGTCGATCTTTCTGGCATTTAGGGCTCTGTTTAGCTTGCTTGGCACGCCCTTTTTAAACTCGATAGCCTTTTTTATCTGAGAGCTTAGTGGGGCTGATTTTAAAAATACGTGAAATGGGAGTAAGTTTAGATAATCAATCTTTCCAAATATCATTTTTCATCTTTTACAAGCTCAAATTTAACCATCTCGTTTTCGTTGCAAACGTCGCGAAATAGCTGAGCTAGGCTCTCTTTTGTGGCACTATCCAAAGCATTTTCATTTTTTAGCTTTATAAGCGTTGGCTCATTTATCTCGCAAAGGCAGTCAAAGAGCGCGTCTAAATTTTTGCCGTAGTACTCTGGCAGGTCAAATTTCTTAGCAAAATACTCATGCATCTTCTCTTTTTCGACCATCTTTTTGGCATCTAATATCACGCTTTTCATTGCATCCTCTTCTCATAAAGCAGGTAAAAATGCTCGTAGTGATCAGGCGTGTAGTAGATAAGCCCGTCGTTTGAATATAAAATTCTCTCAGCGCCGCGCCTGCCACCATTGTAATTTACATCGCACTCAAACCACTTTCTACCATCAGCCTCAGGCAGCCTCTTTTCTCTGTTTGAAAATCTATCCCCGCCGATGCTTTTGCCGCCGCTTATCTGCCATAAATTTCCGCTTTTTGCGTCCCAGCCAAGAGCCATTGCCTCTTTTTTGGTTATGAAATTCTTTGGTAGCTTGTTAAATTTATAGATATAAAGTGCGACCTCATCTTTTGAGGTGTATGAGCCGTTTTCTGCGAGGCTCTGGCTCTTTTGCCCCTCTTTGTTTAGCTGCTCAAGTAAAATTTGAGCGTTTTTGTTTGCCTCTCCGCCCTCTTTTGAAAAAAAGAAAGTACCGATGATGATGGCAATGACAAAGGCGACTAGAGCCGGCAAAAGTCTTTTGTTCAAATTTAGCCCTTAAAGAGTGTTAAAAACTCTATCGCCAGCATCACCAAGACCTGGTACGATGTAGTTTTTCTCGTTTAGTTTCTCATCGATCGAAGCCGTATAGACCTCGACGTCTGGGTAAATTTCACTAAATCTCTTTAGCCCCTCAGGTGCGGCGATGATAGAGATAAATTTGATCTCTTTAACGCCCTTTTCACGCAAGAATTTAACCGCATCTATCGCCGTGCCGCCAGTCGCAAACATAGGATCGATGATGATAGCCATGCGCTCTTTTGCGTCTTTTGGAAGCTTTGCGTAGAAAAACTCAGCCTGCGCTGTCTCTTCGTTTCGCTGAAAGCCCAAAAAGCCAACGCTCGCATCTGGTATGATGGTAAAGACGCTATCAAGCATGCCAAGAGCAGCCCTTAAAATAGGGCATATCATCACCTTTGTAGTTAGCCTTTTTGCGTCTGCCACCGCAACTGGGGTTTGGACTTTGACATCTTTTACCTTTAAATTTCTAGTCGCCTCAAAGATCATAAGATAGCTGATCTCATCAACTAGCATGCGAAACTGAAAAGGTTGGGTATTTTTATCACGTAGAATGGTTAATTTATGCTCGATCAGTGGGTGTGAGATGAGCTTCACGTTTTGCATTTTTTATCCTTAAATTTACTGTTTTTAGAAGGTTTATCTTTACAAAATGCCAAAAGAGTTTAGCCCAAAAATTGGGCTAAAATTTAAAATCCTTTTGCAAGTTTGGCTTTATAAGCCTCAACATCAAAATCTTTTACTCTCGCTACGCCATCTTCAACTGCAGCTTTCGCAACTGCTGGAGCAACCGCTGTTAGCACACGTTTATCAAATGGTTTTGGGATGATGTACTCTTTGCCAAATTTTAGCTCGCTAACACCACTTGCTTTTAAAACTTCAGCTGGTACTGGCTCTTTTGCAAGCTGTGCAAGCGCTCTAGCTGCAGCCATTTTCATATTTTCAGTGATTTTTTTAGCTCTAACGTCAAGCGCACCTCTAAAGATGAATGGAAAGCCTAAAACGTTATTTACTTGGTTAGGATAGTCGCTTCTGCCTGTGCCCATCATAACGTCACTTCTTACAGCCTCAACGTCCTCTGGATAAATTTCAGGCACTGGGTTTGCCAAAGCAAAGATGATAGGCTCTTTATTCATTGACGCAACCATCTCTTTTGTAAGCACACCAGGCTTAGAAAGACCTAAAAACATGTCAGCGCCATTCATCGCATCAGCCAAAGTTCTATCCTCAGTTTCAAGCGCAAACTCTACCTTTTCAGGCGTTAGGTCTGTTCTTTTTGAGTGAATGACGCCTTTACTATCTATCATCACGATGTGTTTTGCACCAAGTGCTTTATACATCTTCGCGCACGCTATGCCAGCTGCACCTGCGCCGCTAACTACGATTTTTATCTTTGAGATATCTTTGCCAGAAATTTCCATCGCATTTATCATGCCAGCACTTGTTATCATCGCTGTGCCGTGCTGATCGTCATGCATGACTGGGATATCAACTGCTTCTTGAAGCTTTCTCTCGATCTCAAAGCACTTTGGAGCACGGATATCTTCTAAATTTATACCGCCAAATGTCGGAGCAAGAGCCTTGCAAATCTCAACGATCTTATCTGGATCATGCTCGTCTAGCTCGATATCAAAGGCATCAACATTTGCAAATTTTTTAAATAAGACTGACTTACCCTCCATAACTGGCTTACCAGCGATGGCGCCGATGTCGCCAAGCCCAAGGACAGCCGTGCCGTCGGTGATAACGGCTACCAGATTTGCTTTATTTGTATATTTATAAGCTAGCTCATTGTCGGCTTCTATCTCTTTGCAAGGCTCTGCAACGCCAGGCGTATAGGCCATTGAAAGGTCTCTTGATGTTTCGCAAGGCGTCTTTACCTTTATCTCGATCTTACCGCCTATATGGTAGTTTAATGCTTCTTCTTTAGTTACATGTGTCATTTTTCTTCCTTTAATAAATTTTGTATTCTATTTTTCGTCTCGCTACTGCCCACTACTTCAAGCACTTCAAAGATGCTTGGGCTCACGCTTGAGCCAGTTAGCGCTATTCTTAGAGCCTGAGCTAGGTCTTTTAGCTTTAAGCCATTTTGCTCTAAAAATTTATTAGTTAGCTCCTCGTAGCCCTTTGCGTCAAGGTCGCGGTCTAAAATTTGAGCAAATTTAGCCAAAATTTCTTTGCTATTTTCATTTATAAATTTAGCCCAAGCTTTCTCATCGTAGCTTTTTGGAGCGTTAATTATCGCGTTTGCGCTATTTGCCATTTCGATTAGTGTCTTTGATCTCTC
It encodes:
- a CDS encoding MqnA/MqnD/SBP family protein, translated to MIFGKIDYLNLLPFHVFLKSAPLSSQIKKAIEFKKGVPSKLNRALNARKIDAAVISSIASKKANLKKLNFGIVAKKDVKSVLVRKNSAPKPDPASASSNALAKVLKLNGEVVIGDRALKAYLSEGKEYFYDLGQIWHEKTNLPFVFGRFSYVKNGSFYKRLVAKFLQKNIKIPNYILAQYAKSRGISEQDIKWYLKFISYKIGPKEQKSLQKFFKEDRLLKAEKKN
- the selB gene encoding selenocysteine-specific translation elongation factor, with translation MSLIIGTAGHIDHGKTALIKELNGFEGDNLEEEKKRGITIDLSFSNLSKNDENIAFIDVPGHENLIKTMISGAYGFDACLFVVAANDGLMPQSLEHLEILNLLGVKSLIVALTKCDLVDEATINLRKKEIRDEISKFKNLQILEIFAVSIKDKASIDELRNYLFTLRAKKRDEEGVFRYYIDRVFSLKGIGNVVTGTVIEGSVSKNEKLFNYDAGKEVLVRSVQSHDKFVDSAGVSSRVALNLTGIELNELKKGQLLSKKGYFRGFREVDAVVTAKNLIHSQSVTFCVGAKNVPAKVLILSQKDDSYFVTFKFQSDMFLKFDEAFVLISDARVIGGGRVLNPVLEPLKKAGKILFLAALLKHDFIGAFSILKEAHKNGFGIISSYQRFGLSHEEAVNVAKKVSNVFVDEKALNIYDLSAVERIKSVVKFMIEKNEFAVFSAQSISLKLAWASQNLAQKALDELESINLISKNDGVYTKKGVDISKLKVRLEEKIYEILESGKLAPTAPYNIYDELEIDRLSGDNALKKLTAMGRVVRLEHNLFITRNSLKMALDKLREIIKNQGFVNVTNAKDALNLSRKYVIAYLEQLDLESDIMKQGNDRVFRG
- a CDS encoding thioredoxin domain-containing protein, with translation MKKVVLASILAATSLMAASDKQIEDFYSEVFKNQNIDGVNVKVVERTKILDDIEKVSLKFSKGDMSQEDVTFVKGDLMFPDVVNLKEQKSYLAEEKKVIAEKAALDLVKSLAKIYKNEDKANVVTLGNDSKKPTLIMFSDPECPYCRAELAKIETTLKDNNVEIILTPVHELSSLQKSALIYKDIKNAKSDSDKVKILRKYFSEDYNVDEKNVSKEESDKIDTLRKKYFSAGVRSVPFIINKSDLK
- a CDS encoding DUF6803 family protein, which translates into the protein MIYKNASERAKLKLHFCLLIFFLTVGHVAMIFGMVDPTITGYKANDGAMDMHMNMQMNMPADMSMHDHHKMMIQNMSDDNSTNIHMHH
- a CDS encoding malic enzyme-like NAD(P)-binding protein, whose protein sequence is MTHVTKEEALNYHIGGKIEIKVKTPCETSRDLSMAYTPGVAEPCKEIEADNELAYKYTNKANLVAVITDGTAVLGLGDIGAIAGKPVMEGKSVLFKKFANVDAFDIELDEHDPDKIVEICKALAPTFGGINLEDIRAPKCFEIERKLQEAVDIPVMHDDQHGTAMITSAGMINAMEISGKDISKIKIVVSGAGAAGIACAKMYKALGAKHIVMIDSKGVIHSKRTDLTPEKVEFALETEDRTLADAMNGADMFLGLSKPGVLTKEMVASMNKEPIIFALANPVPEIYPEDVEAVRSDVMMGTGRSDYPNQVNNVLGFPFIFRGALDVRAKKITENMKMAAARALAQLAKEPVPAEVLKASGVSELKFGKEYIIPKPFDKRVLTAVAPAVAKAAVEDGVARVKDFDVEAYKAKLAKGF
- the upp gene encoding uracil phosphoribosyltransferase, translating into MQNVKLISHPLIEHKLTILRDKNTQPFQFRMLVDEISYLMIFEATRNLKVKDVKVQTPVAVADAKRLTTKVMICPILRAALGMLDSVFTIIPDASVGFLGFQRNEETAQAEFFYAKLPKDAKERMAIIIDPMFATGGTAIDAVKFLREKGVKEIKFISIIAAPEGLKRFSEIYPDVEVYTASIDEKLNEKNYIVPGLGDAGDRVFNTL
- a CDS encoding ribonuclease domain-containing protein, with translation MNKRLLPALVAFVIAIIIGTFFFSKEGGEANKNAQILLEQLNKEGQKSQSLAENGSYTSKDEVALYIYKFNKLPKNFITKKEAMALGWDAKSGNLWQISGGKSIGGDRFSNREKRLPEADGRKWFECDVNYNGGRRGAERILYSNDGLIYYTPDHYEHFYLLYEKRMQ
- the selA gene encoding L-seryl-tRNA(Sec) selenium transferase, translating into MSDLRDIPQVDKIIKNEAFSGFDINLVTLLARQILNEVRAKILNENANFALQEIIDLILNEYHKFNESSLQRVLNLTGVTIHTNLARSVIDKEILKRATPVITGYSNLEYNLKTGSRGNRYDYVGSLIARAFGFEDAIVVNNNASVVFLVLNTFAKGREVVVSRGELVEIGGSFRVPEVMANAGCILKEVGTTNKTRLRDYEEAISDETAMLVKVHRSNFDIVGFSEETTANELSELASRQNLIDYFDLGSGFYGNLPFNLDKNEPDLKNLKDVSLVSFSGDKLLGAVQCGIIVGKKELIAKLRKNQLLRMLRVDKVIISLLAESMKAYLNKEFELITTQKLLHKSVKELENLANFINKNLKTPLEIVRTQTFVGGGAMPNKKIPSVALAVSGDAVLNEQKFRQKKVIGRIENDKFLLDLRTLLDDDVNELIKIINETEEK
- a CDS encoding barstar family protein; amino-acid sequence: MKSVILDAKKMVEKEKMHEYFAKKFDLPEYYGKNLDALFDCLCEINEPTLIKLKNENALDSATKESLAQLFRDVCNENEMVKFELVKDEK
- a CDS encoding 4Fe-4S binding protein, whose amino-acid sequence is MKEFGFYNDFDDTLMLNEQIEINNEKEEYLVSNSPKLKANIIAPEINFYLKNTTASVLEKAKNTLLLYEARATAFDMAKDVDYEKEVGKNVVIVSNSGREELANLLKENGYKVIELTHFEVKFIYGAAGELSVLILRANDEFEVDCDFFLVENARDYMLKQSGCYEIAGLEDEAVLKMLNEKTPKFKYKSLTQYDSSICQYHERRNEICGRCVDVCPTVAILKEDETKHLVFSQIDCVNCGNCISVCPSGSLDSTLMPQNSFATIAKLYKGKIPLIISNETNLDELNISLPENVLPFFILAPHMLNQAHLLTLLQESGASVILFSKTLGKGEKDAISILNQIYELKFKETAIYHAKDKNELEDTLKKAKFIADSQHTINEYALPKREIFAKRLEFLVGSEDLGVVKSGEMIRYGDVKINTDSCTLCLSCVGACNVSALVADKKTNSILFNPSVCTACGYCELSCAEKDTISLEVGKISLKPEFFTYNELARDELFACVECGKEFATKKAVEKIATIMQPRFGNDRVKIKALYCCADCKAKLMVQAQINAMKEDLLNG